One Cellulomonas sp. NS3 genomic region harbors:
- a CDS encoding catalase, whose protein sequence is MTDVASQHSAPDDDRPVLTTRQGHPVYDNQNQRTVGARGPATLENYHFLEKISHFDRERIPERVVHARGFVAYGYFEATGRWGDEPISRYTRAKLFQEEGKRTDLAIRFSSVIGGRDSSEAARDPRGFAVKFYTEDGNWDLVGNNLGVFFIRDAIKFPDVIHSLKPDPVTFRQEPARIFDFMSQTPEAMHMLVNLFSPRGIPASYRTMQGFGVNTYKWVNAQGETHLVKYHWMPSDGVKSLTAADAAAIQANDLGHASKDLYEAIERGDFPEWELRVQLMSDDEHPELDFDPLDDTKVWPENEFPPKVVGRMVLDRNVRDHFTENEQIAFGTGVLVDGLDFSDDKMLVGRTFSYSDTQRYRVGPNYLQLPVNQARHAEVHTNQQGGQMAYRVDPVGGNPHVNYEPSITGGLREGTYPTHDEQGPEVTGRLTRKRIPRTNDYLQAGQRYQLMEQWEKDDLVHNLVTNIGEAVREVQERMVWHFLLCDDELGARVGEGLGISADDVRHLPPLQSQTLSDAELDRLANLGKNGPRDVTGLEMTHCVPDERVVVAG, encoded by the coding sequence ATGACCGATGTCGCCTCGCAGCACTCCGCGCCCGACGACGACCGTCCGGTCCTGACGACGCGTCAGGGCCATCCCGTCTACGACAACCAGAACCAGCGGACCGTCGGCGCCCGCGGGCCCGCGACGCTCGAGAACTACCACTTCCTGGAGAAGATCAGCCACTTCGACCGCGAGCGGATCCCCGAGCGGGTCGTGCACGCGCGCGGCTTCGTCGCCTACGGGTACTTCGAGGCGACCGGGCGGTGGGGCGACGAGCCGATCTCCCGGTACACGCGCGCCAAGCTGTTCCAGGAGGAGGGCAAGCGCACCGACCTCGCGATCCGGTTCTCGTCCGTGATCGGGGGTCGCGACTCCTCCGAGGCGGCGCGCGACCCGCGCGGGTTCGCCGTGAAGTTCTACACCGAGGACGGCAACTGGGACCTCGTCGGCAACAACCTCGGCGTCTTCTTCATCCGCGACGCGATCAAGTTCCCCGACGTCATCCACTCGCTCAAGCCGGACCCCGTGACGTTCCGCCAGGAGCCGGCCCGCATCTTCGACTTCATGTCGCAGACGCCCGAGGCGATGCACATGCTCGTCAACCTGTTCAGCCCGCGGGGGATCCCGGCGAGCTACCGCACGATGCAGGGCTTCGGGGTGAACACCTACAAGTGGGTGAACGCCCAGGGGGAGACGCACCTCGTGAAGTACCACTGGATGCCGAGCGACGGGGTCAAGAGCCTCACGGCGGCCGACGCCGCGGCGATCCAAGCGAACGACCTCGGACACGCCTCGAAGGACCTCTACGAGGCCATCGAGCGCGGTGACTTCCCGGAGTGGGAGCTGCGCGTGCAGCTCATGTCCGACGACGAGCACCCCGAGCTCGACTTCGACCCGCTCGACGACACCAAGGTGTGGCCCGAGAACGAGTTCCCGCCGAAGGTCGTGGGCCGCATGGTGCTCGACCGCAACGTGCGCGACCACTTCACCGAGAACGAGCAGATCGCGTTCGGCACCGGTGTCCTCGTCGACGGGCTCGACTTCTCCGACGACAAGATGCTGGTCGGGCGCACGTTCTCCTACAGCGACACGCAGCGGTACCGCGTCGGGCCGAACTACCTGCAGCTGCCGGTGAACCAGGCGCGCCACGCCGAGGTGCACACGAACCAGCAGGGCGGGCAGATGGCGTACCGCGTCGACCCGGTGGGCGGGAACCCGCACGTGAACTACGAGCCGTCGATCACGGGCGGGCTGCGTGAGGGAACCTACCCGACGCACGACGAGCAGGGCCCGGAGGTCACCGGGCGCCTGACCCGCAAGCGCATCCCGCGGACGAACGACTACCTGCAGGCGGGCCAGCGCTACCAGCTCATGGAGCAGTGGGAGAAGGACGACCTCGTGCACAACCTCGTGACGAACATCGGCGAGGCGGTGCGCGAGGTCCAGGAGCGCATGGTGTGGCACTTCCTGCTGTGCGACGACGAGCTCGGTGCCCGCGTCGGCGAGGGGCTCGGCATCAGCGCGGACGACGTCCGGCACCTGCCGCCGCTGCAGAGCCAGACGCTCTCGGACGCCGAGCTCGACCGGCTCGCGAACCTGGGCAAGAACGGCCCGCGCGACGTCACCGGGCTGGAGATGACGCACTGCGTGCCCGACGAGCGCGTCGTCGTCGCCGGCTGA